One Candidatus Omnitrophota bacterium genomic window, GGCGTATCCTCCTTTGCTGGCTCCTCAAGAGCCGGTTAGGTTAATAATTTGCGTTATCAACCTAAGAGGATATGCCTTTTTTATTTGTATGGCAATATCAAAAGTGCGAAATATATTTTACTTTATGTGGGGCAATCGCTAAACCGCAAGAATATCCCATAAAAAACATTGACAAAAGCAAAAAAAATGGTATACTTTTTTTTAAGTAAGTTCCTAACTGATGGTGAATAAAGATATTAGTAATCATAAAAACCGTAAGGCGAAATGGAGTGCTAGTATGCTTTACGGGTTTTTTATTATGTGGGGGAGGTGAGAAACAAGAAATGGCAAAAGGCAAAGTGAAATGGTTCAGTAACCAAAAGGGTTATGGCTTTATCACGAGCGAAGATGGCAAGGATGTGTTCGTGCATCACAGCGCTATAAAAGGAGAAGGCTATAAAACCTTAGAGGAAGGCCAGGAAGTCGAGTTTGATGTCACCCAGGGCCCTAAAGGCGAGCAAGCGACTAACGTAAGCAAACTATAGGTTCATACTATATAGTCTCTAAGTAACCCAATAAAAAAGCCGTTATATAACAATAACGGCTTTTTTATTTCAATCTGTCCCTACCCGTTATAAATAAACGATATCTTCGTTATGGTACAGGGCGAGAAATAACAACATATAATCCCTGAGGTGGCGCGTAAGTAAAAAGTTATTTTTTATATGC contains:
- a CDS encoding cold-shock protein yields the protein MAKGKVKWFSNQKGYGFITSEDGKDVFVHHSAIKGEGYKTLEEGQEVEFDVTQGPKGEQATNVSKL